Part of the Penicillium digitatum chromosome 4, complete sequence genome is shown below.
CGGCGCATCTGTGTCTGCATCTTCGAAACGCCCTCCTCGGACTCAACAGACTGTATTCGGTCCATAGAGTTGCAGCTACTCGGCACATCAGACCGTCTCGTCGCCGAGATCCGTCGGTCCTTTCCTCGGCCCTTGATGCCCTTGTTGCTGTTTTTATATAAACCGGCGAAATACATCCACAACTCGCGGTCTGCCGGGTTCATGTTCATCGCTCCATTCTCGCCCATCTGTGAGAAGCGGACGGTTAGATTGTGGAGTGTTGCTGCGTGGAATTTGTTCTGGTGggactgttttttttttgcgtaAGGGGTTGATTAGCTTGGGTTTGAAATGATGGTGTTGTATGGAAACGGAGATTTTGACATAGTAGAGGAATAGAAAGAGGACAAAGAGTTACCTTGAGGTTGCCTAACTGGGTAAACTGCTTGCCACATTCATCTAGACGACAGTCGAAGCGCTTAGATTGATCATGGGTGAGCTTGTGAGCGCGGACGTTGCCTCGCTGAGCGAATCGCTTATGGCAGATGTCACACTGGAAGGGCTTTTCACCGGTATGTCGCCGCTGATGGGTCTAGGTTTTTTAAAATGCATGTTAGTGTCTGCCTCGTGCGTAATCGCATGGTGCGGCAGCTGATGTGCATACCTTGAGGTTGCCTTGCTGCGAGAATCGTTGCCCGCATGAGGGCTCCTTGCATATCTGCCACATCCAAAAGGATAAGTTGCTGATCCTAATACCAAATTTGGTTCAAAGTTTTGTGTGTACTCACAAATGGCTTGTCACCTGTATGCGCCCTGATGTGGATGTCCAGATGTGTTTTTTGCGCGAAGCTTTTACCGCAGCCTTCCAGGCTGCAATTGTACTTGCGCTTCTTTCCTGAGCGCGATAGTTGGCTTTCGTTGGCATGGTAGCAGCGCAGTGGCGTGGGTGAGGCATTCGGGTAAGATGTGGAATAGGCGTGTGGTGCCGGTGCTGCCAGATGTTGGAGTGGTGGCAGCGATTGTTGGGTTGGTGACGAAGCATGCTTTGCCTGAATTGCCTTCATCAGGACATCCACATTGGTTGAGAAAGCGGTGTCAGCAGGAGGTTGCTTCGTCTCATTCGTTGCCCCGACTGGTGAACTGTGGCCTCCAGTCGAAAGTTGCGCCCGTGGACCATAGTCGGGAGAAGACTTTACTGTCTGGCTGATGGCGTTCTTCGCCGGACGAATCTCTGGAAGAGACTGCAGCGGTTGTTCCGTTGTGAGGTGCAGTGGTTGCGGCTGTATCGGGTGCTGACTAGGGACGAAGTAATGCTGATAGGGATTCGAATGTGCATGTGTGTGACCCACGGAGTGACCGAAGCTGTAAGGTAAGCTATTCGGGGCCTGATAATGCAACGAGTATGGTGCTGTTTGATGCGAACAGAAGGGAAAGTTTTGACTCAAGGTCGAGTCCATCGGGCGTCTTTGTGCAAACGCACCCACGGTATGGCCAGGGAACTCGTAAGCGACAGGCTCTGCGGTCTCCATCTTTGTCACTGTGTCGATGTCTTCCGACTATCTTTCAGAAAGGCAAGGATACCTTCTCCCTTCGGATCTCCCAGATCTCAATGTATACCTGTCCTCGGGATGAGGGGTTTTCTGTGTAGTCTTTGACTATGTTCTGAAACCCAACCCCCGGTGGTATTTGGGTTCTGGCTGAGTTGCTTTTCAAGAAGAAGCAAGGATAGGGAAAATAGACAAACCGACCAAAGCCCAATCACTCTATAGATCCGGATCTATCTATACGGGATGGAGTGGAAAGGAAATAGCAAATATATTCAGGTCATGCCGTGAAGAGAGAATATAATGATTGACAACTAGCGATGATCTTCCGCATCGACCATGGCGCCTCCCGATCTAGATATAGGGCCCCAATGCAATGGCGGGGGCGACAGGGGGAAGTCAGCCGGTGAGAAGATAGTTGAAAAGCCCCATTTTACCTGTATGACATTTGGaaaaacgaaaaagaaatcccaaaacaaaaaggcgaaaaaaaaggggaagaGTAGTTCGAGGCCAGAGATACATGCAATGTAAGTACTGTATATACCAGAGTGTTTTGATTCGATCTCCGGGGGATCCATGATTGAGGCGACCTGACTCCACCGAGAAAAATAATGTAtacaaaaaagagaagaaaccCCAAATTAAATCGGGGGGACGAACTGGAGTTCTTGGGGTTCCTAGAGCCCTGAAAGCCCCAGAGAGCCCTTGCAAGCCCTGAAGCACTGGAACATACAGGTGCATTGCATGGTCCATGAGATGCATGGTTTGCTTTGGACGCATCAAATTCCTGTACCACGAGGAATAGTAATTCTCATTAGTGGTAATGTATTTCGACTCATTTGGTGTGGAATGTGTCAGTCACACAGGATATACTCACAGCCGCGACTGGCGACGAAGGTCTCCATCTTTTCCCCTGTACTTCCATGCTTCCCCGTAATCTGTACACTTCTGTAAGTGGGATAATTGAATAGACTGACATCTGTCAGACTCAAgatctcaaaaaaaaaagaaaggaaaccACGCAAACTCATCGTGCTGTGCATCTCTCCCCTCGAGGAGACGGGCCGGGCCTTCAAATCGCGGAATTCCCAAGTGGGCCGTGATCGACCTGCAGTCGACATGTAGATTATTCAGTCGATCTCGGAGTCAGC
Proteins encoded:
- a CDS encoding Zinc finger, C2H2: METAEPVAYEFPGHTVGAFAQRRPMDSTLSQNFPFCSHQTAPYSLHYQAPNSLPYSFGHSVGHTHAHSNPYQHYFVPSQHPIQPQPLHLTTEQPLQSLPEIRPAKNAISQTVKSSPDYGPRAQLSTGGHSSPVGATNETKQPPADTAFSTNVDVLMKAIQAKHASSPTQQSLPPLQHLAAPAPHAYSTSYPNASPTPLRCYHANESQLSRSGKKRKYNCSLEGCGKSFAQKTHLDIHIRAHTGDKPFICKEPSCGQRFSQQGNLKTHQRRHTGEKPFQCDICHKRFAQRGNVRAHKLTHDQSKRFDCRLDECGKQFTQLGNLKMGENGAMNMNPADRELWMYFAGLYKNSNKGIKGRGKDRRISATRRSDVPSSCNSMDRIQSVESEEGVSKMQTQMRRESFEDGFSVYNASSSDGDDGEPCYIDRRSHVHGQGHGQGHGHGHRH